A window of the Desulfatirhabdium butyrativorans DSM 18734 genome harbors these coding sequences:
- a CDS encoding acyltransferase has protein sequence MKKTHVSVTAASSAIDRYRSVIVGNLSTGYLIRYEGSMLLSAIPGAAGIFLRSRIWPRLFGSCGKGCLFGSHVILRHPHRIHIGDRVVVSDGCILDARNDETDEVMVIGNDVMLSNDVGIHCKGGKVWIGDSTGINVQTVIQSVDGNPVRIGRDVIIGPRCYIVGGGSYRMDRLDLPMRLQGIRPDGGLVIEDDVWLGANVTVMGGVVVHTGSVVAAHAVVTHSVPQRAICMGIPARVVQIRGQGDAVHNT, from the coding sequence ATGAAAAAAACCCATGTGTCGGTTACAGCGGCATCCAGTGCGATCGATCGGTACCGTTCGGTGATCGTTGGAAATTTATCCACAGGGTATCTGATCCGATATGAAGGCTCGATGTTGTTGTCCGCAATACCTGGGGCTGCCGGAATATTCCTTCGCTCCAGGATCTGGCCCCGGCTTTTCGGCAGTTGCGGAAAAGGCTGCCTGTTCGGGAGCCATGTGATCCTGCGCCATCCGCACCGTATCCATATCGGAGACCGTGTGGTGGTCAGCGACGGATGCATATTGGACGCACGCAACGACGAGACGGATGAAGTGATGGTTATCGGAAATGACGTGATGCTGTCGAACGATGTCGGGATCCATTGCAAGGGGGGGAAGGTTTGGATTGGAGACAGTACCGGCATCAATGTTCAGACCGTCATTCAATCCGTGGACGGGAATCCCGTTCGAATCGGAAGAGACGTCATCATCGGCCCGCGCTGTTATATCGTCGGTGGGGGCAGCTACCGAATGGATCGTCTGGATCTGCCGATGCGCCTTCAGGGAATCCGGCCGGACGGGGGGCTCGTCATCGAAGACGATGTGTGGCTTGGTGCCAATGTAACGGTGATGGGCGGTGTTGTCGTTCATACGGGCAGTGTTGTTGCGGCCCATGCCGTCGTGACGCATTCGGTGCCGCAACGGGCAATCTGCATGGGGATCCCGGCCCGAGTTGTCCAGATTCGGGGGCAAGGGGATGCCGTTCATAACACTTGA